Genomic window (Juglans microcarpa x Juglans regia isolate MS1-56 chromosome 2S, Jm3101_v1.0, whole genome shotgun sequence):
GTAGTCAGtaataagcatatatataccAGACACCAGTAAGAACATAATAAGATCTCCCCGTATAGGAAATTTCAAAAGCTTACAAGCACGCAACAATCTATGCAGATGAAATCTAGCAGTGTCCACTATCACCAAATCAGACTCAGATATTTGACCATCTTCACAGGAAAAGGACCGTATAAGGCGTAAATATAACGCATAAGAAAGATACATGATTCACGAATGGTTGAAACAAGTAACAAGAAGATGGGAATTTACCAACCTTCTGGCATTCATAACTAACAAGATTCTGTGATCTATATGCCCGACTCTGCTTCTTGTACTCGTAATCCCAGTTCTTCGATCTTCGCAATTGCTTTAATTAAAAGAATTCCAAGAAATTAatcaaaatgaaagagaaacaaccagaaaatgacaaaaagaagagaaattcaTTGGacggggaaaagaaaagaaaagaaaaaagaaaatcatatacgcccggaaaaataaagaaaataattcgAGAAGTTGGGGGAATTCAGATATGAGAAAAGGACTGGGAATCGAAGAGAAGGGAAAGAAGATCTCGGAGGGTATATGACGCGTAGGAAGGTTACCTTTTGGAGGGAAGGCTGTGGAGTTTTTACAGTGCCACAGCTGAATAAGGTGGCAGAAATACGCAGTGATCGATTTGGATTTGCCTCTCTGAACATCTCTATCCGtatatagaaaaaaaacactacttTTTGACACCTATTATAATGGTAGTGAGAGgcttactattctacctatctACTATCTAAAagtgtatttcaagtttttttaattttttattattttttaaatattttttaacatctttaattattaaaaaagattaaaaaaatatataactttactaatactcactttcttaatcattaagtaaaataaaaaattaaaaaaaatcaaatacaaaaagaatagtaGATGAATAGTAGTAGGATAGTAAccatattattattcttatcttaataaagtatattttaaatatgaaaaatactaaatttacttaaaataaaaaacttacaaaataatttatttctcgatatgtcaattattgatatattaaaaaatttaaaatttaaaatttaaaaaaaaaattaacaaaataaatcttgtaaataaaaatataagtaaaactgtaaatacATGTATCACtactctttaaataattttataaattaatgttacaagaaaaaaaaactcacatatgtgattaaaattttaaaataaaaatatgagttttacaattattattcctaaaaaaGAGATGAGAACAGATGCATTATATACTACTGAGAAATGCTAAATGATCAGATGGTTATTAATagaactaataattttttttagtttttcaagaaagtaattattagtgaatttgtttgttttaaataaatatttaagaaatatggaaaagtaaaaaaaaaaaaaaaatcaaattacagTGATGATCAGTCCAAACCATTGGTACCGGTAGCAGGAATCATATACTATTAGATATCATATCATTGAAATTTAATAgttatctaaataattttaaaatatgatatggACTAATGGGAGTCATTTAGATATCATAATTGATAATGTAATTGCAAAGGAATGGCACGATATGGAAAGTGTTTAATTTGACTCGTTAACTGtattattaatcaaaatagttattttattctcttaagtcacgtaaaatatattatttacatcatttaaatgataaaagttaatttataaaatttaaatttaaaaatatatattttaaattaaattatctcatataattattttattagatatattatacatataccgactttagaatataattttcatattaaaaaatctatatctCAATCTGTGGCATACAAAATGGGTCGACTCTAGCTGGGTTGGGAACTTTGGGGTGAATGTGCTGGACGAGCGGCCCGGCCCAGCAAGCCTAGTTAAGCGCATCAATGTCTCATCCTGTATTGGCTCACTCGTCTTAAGTTTGGGCCGCAGATAGAAAAGGGGCAACAAAATAGGGCAACAAAATAGGGCCTGAGAAAGCTCggaggttttattttattttatttttaaaaaagaagggaaagaaattgCAAAGATTGCCAGAGAAGCTATCAATTATACAAACCAAACTTCTTCGACACTCCTCAGTTGCAGTTAACTGAGAGAGCGAGTGTAGCTCTGTgccacacagagagagagagagagagagagagagagagacgaaggcAATGGCAAACCCTCCGAAACCATGGAAGGCGGAGTACGCCAAGTCGTCGCGATCGTCGTGCAAGACATGCAAGAGCGCCATCGACAAAGAGGTTTTCCGCCTTGGCAAGATGGTCCAGGCCACTCAATTCGACGGCTTCATGCCCGTATGTTCTCTTTCTGcctttttttcctgttttgttattattatttttattattagtagTATTGATGTTTTGGATTGTCGTATATTATCTTTTACATCGTGGCATTTGGGTAATGAGAActcactttcattttcttgttttttttaatctaggTACCTGTAATCCGTGGCTTAAGTGGAAGAAAGATGTAATTTTGACCATTGGCTTACgcttttttcctcattttttgtttttttggggggggggggggggggggggtgtcgGTTTAGGactttctgtaaatgctcagttaacttttacatttcatttgtCATTTGGTTAATTTTTGGATCTCCCAAGATAATGGGTTTTTAACTGTTTGCTGCTTAAGCTTGATTTGGTACAGCCAGACTTGGAAGTGAGCCCCCATTGCCATTTCAGTTCTCAAGTTGGCTCTGCTAAAAAAATTACTCCTTTGTTCTCAGAAATGGCGCCTCTAAAACCTGTTCTTAAATTGTTGTCTTCTTCTATCGAGGAAACCTTATGAATACATTCCATCTGCTTTATCGAAGCCTGACATAACTATTTTCTTTACATTCTATGTAAACAGCATATTGAAAGATACATTTTAAAAGTTAGAATTTTATATCCTGCCTTATGGCGAGAGAGCTTTGGGCGGGTATTTTCAGCTGAGCCGGGTTGTCTTGGGTCATGCCTACGAGTGTGGTGGAACTTttagcatgttggaataggcatCATCATTGCTCCCAACTAGCAGTGACATGGAggatggttcctttgtgtctattgtggtgtatatggaCAGAACGAAACGAGAGATGCTTCAACAACAAGGAGATAAATGTGGGGgaattatggaattttttttgtgttttctttagtTCAATGGTTGGCTGCTATTGTACTAAAGGGAGGGAACGTTCACGagttcttgttttcttttcagctCTCTAGAATGTGATTAGGAGTCTCTTTTGtttacttcctgtgtacatgggcgttgcctagtttcattcaatcaataaaatttcttacttattaaaaaaaaaatgattagttTTTCTCTGTTACTTGGAAGTTTATTGCAAGGTTCATTGAGGGATTCTATGATTcttgatgtttttaaattttcaaatgtaATTCGGGACTTACTTTCCAAATATCTTGCCGGTATTATACTGCTTTGACACGTATTTGTTTTATGAATCAGATGTGGaaccatgctacttgcatactGAATAAAGCAAAGCAGATAAAATCGTATGTATGCTCGTATTACTTTCAGCATTTTCATTGAGTTAAGCAGATAGATTCAGTAATAAACTCCTATGCGTGATTTTGCTTTTAGCATTGATGATGTTGAAGGCATTGAGTTGCTCCGTTGGGAAGATCAGCAGAAGATCAGGAAGTATGTGGAGGGCAGTGGATCCCTTGCTAGCACTGCTGTCACAACTACAGAATGCAGTATTGAAGTTTCACAATTTTCTCGTGCCACCTGCAAGCAGTGCAGCCAAAAGATTAAGAAAGGAGAGGTTAGTTTCTATGTTTCTGAGGTCTTTTTCAGAAGATAGCTAATCATCACAACCCTATCTACACTGAAATACGTGGGGATTCTGTGGAGAAACGAGAGCTGGATATTAAGCGTCCTCTCCTAGAAACTGAAAATGTAAGGTTGTGTAAAGAAAAACGAGTCtagtgaaaaattattattgaacTTGTCCTTTAATCAATATTCTTTGTGTTCCAAGACAGATTAAAATAGTCAACATTCATAAGTGAGTTTGAGGAATCTGCAGATGTTTGATGTACCAGACCAGACAGAAAAATGCTTAAGCAATGCACACATGCTACATTGACTTGTGCCAATTGGTGTCTCTTATGTGGTGATCTGCATGTTTACTACTATTCCTCTGTTAGTCCATACTGAGAGCATGTCATTATCATGGaatgattatgctattattaaCAGTTAAAGGCCTTTTGCAAGTGTATGGTGCTTGGTGGTCCTTAGATAATGTGTCTACCTCACTGACTAGCTCTACCTTGACCTATCAAGCCAAGAACTCTTGCAAGTGACCACTTCTCCTGACTTGTTTATGAGTTAGGCCATATTCAGGTGTCATCATTAAATGAGTGGACTGAAAAAAGGGCATTGAAGTTTGAGTGCTACTTTACGCACAAAATGAAACATAATTCTGTTTAAAATGTGATATAAACTTAACCCTctcaaattgttttaaataacaTGAAGCAGGCAATGACCAAAAAGAATAATCTGACTGAAGGAGCTGTTTAAGGTTTTATAAAAGTCCTCAAAAGgaattttacaattttagtGATCGAAAAGTTGAATTCCTGAAGTTAGACCCACATCTGAAGATAACATAGTATTTTCCCAAGGTGGAGCAATGATTATTTTGTCAAGAAGATTTTTATCTAGTTGATGGATTCACCTTTGCTTGGATTAATTTAACTACGCTTCTTTCTTGAGCGATTTAATCAACTAGTAATGCATAAATGCTATTTGAATTTTCCTTCATGTCaacactttttaatatttttcctcTAGGTTCGTATATCAACCAAGCCTGAGGGCCAAGGAGCTAGGGGCTTGGTGTGGAACCATGCCAACTGTTTCCTGGAATCATCTCCATCTACCAAAGTGGAGAAGTTGTCTGGATGGGAGAGCCTCTCAGCTTCTGACCAGGCAGCTGTTAGTGCTGTGGCTAATAAGGTTCCTTGTAATGCAAAGGGTGGTAtgaacctttttttatttttattttatagtaagtTTTTTTCAAATGCTCGAGCAACCACAAAACTCTTGTTTTTACTGGTTATTATCTCTCTccatgtatttgttttttcaggCACTGAAATTAAGATAGAAGAGAGTAAAGAACTCCTGCAACAATCGACTTCCAAAGCTGGCAAAAAACGTAAAAAAGATGTTCACGGTGATCAGAATCCAAAAGTTGCTGAGGCTGTGGGAGACACATCGGCAAGCAGGGCTGCATATAAGGAGAATGCTGCCAACTCCATTGATGAACATCCAAAAGGAACTGATTTGGATAGTAAGCTGGAGACCCAAAGTAAAGAACTGTGGGCTCTGAAAGATGATTTGAAGAAACATGTGACAACAGCAGAGTTGCGGCAAATGCTTGAAGCCAATGCTCAAGATTCAACAGGATCAGAACTTGATTTGCGCGAACGCTGGTAATTTTTCTTATGCAATCTTTGAGCCTTTATTCTAcggagggtttttttttaaatttataaaacttgTCTACAGGCTTTGTCATggattttttaatctttggatGAGTTATTTATTTGTCTTGACACTAGCCTCTAATGCTTTGTGTACAAGTATTGGTCACTAGATCACCATTATCCCAGTAGATTAGTTTCAAATGTATGAAACTGCTGCTGTGTTTTTCATACCATGCAATGATTACACCATATTTGGCTTGAATATCTATTTGATTGAGAAGCTGTTAGGAAGTCAATAAATACCACTATTTAAGATtctctaatttcttttattagcAGTTGACACCATATTGTCTGTTGTAATTCTTGTTTAGTGCGGACGCGATGATGTTTGGAGCACTTTCTAGCTGCCCGATTTGTGCTGGTTCTGTTCGTTATTCTGGAGGCTTGTACCGGTGCCATGGTTTCTTATCCGCATGGAGCAAGTGCTCTTACTCTACTCGTGAACCAGAACGTCTGAAAGGGAAGTGGAAAGTCCCAGAAGAGACCAATAATCAATATCTTAGCAAGGTATTAAACCTGCACCCTTGTCATGTAATGAACTAGACAGTAGACAGATAGTGACTTAAGTTATTAAATTGTAACCAGTGGTTTAAATCACAAAAGAAGACCAAACCTGTTCGGATACTGCCTCCACCGGGGTACAACAATCCTTCTGGAAGTCAAGCTATTAACCGCAGCTCTCAATCAGCAAATAGTGAAAGTTTGGGAGACTTGAGAGTTGCTGTATCTGGATTACCTAAGGAATCCATGGTATGATTTTTGCTTTTTGCTTCCTCTTTTATATGTTGTAATTACCTTTTATGATGTACTGAAACCCTGTCTAATGCAGTTTCAGATCTGTCATAATTAATTTAGCAGTTGAGTTAATCTCATAAAGGATGATTTTGCAGGagaaattcaagagaaaaattgAGGGAGAGGGTGGAGTTGTTCATACCAAAATAAAGAAAGGTATGTGATCCCTCGAGTCAACTGAATCTTGAACATAAAGTCTTGTGTCATGGGACATCTGGGTATATTGCTGCTAACATTGCCTCATTGTTCCAACTGTTTTGCttggaaaaaaatcaattacagataCTAACTGCTTAGTTGTAAGTGGAGTGCTGGATGATCAAAATGCTGAGACCAGGAAAGCAAGGTAAATATGCTCTTAAATTGCTGGccttgagtattttttttttctttattcattttcactTTGATTGGGGTGGTTTCACTAATAGGAGGATGAAGTTACCAATTGTTAGAGAGGATTACTTGGTTGATTGCGTTAAAAAACGGAAGAAGCTTCCATTTGATTTGTACAAAGTTGAAGCCATTGGTGAGGCATCTAGCATGGTTACTGTCAAAGTAAAAGGGCGAAGTGCTGTGCACGAATCTTCTGGCCTCCAAGATACGGGTCACATACTTGAGGATGGGAAAATAATCTATAACACGACTTTGAGCATGTCTGATTTGTCAACTGGTGTTAATAGgtaattttgttgttttcttttgcagacttcaattttctttccaaatattaGCTGTGGATTTGAttggcttaaaaaaaaaaaaaactcatatggCACTATTGCACTATAGCCCAATTTGTTGGTACTCTTGTCTGTTCCAAAATGCAGTTTTTCCTGGCTTAAAATCAAATATGTACAACTTGTATGCCACTACAGCCCattttgttggtattttttgtttgttcctTCCTATGGTTTTCCCTAgcttaaaatcaaatatatgcAACATGTATAacactaaggcctcgtttgttttcgcagatgagttgcaatgagatgagataaaaattgaaagttgaataaaatattgttataatatatttttttaatattatttttgttttgaaatttgaaaaagttgaattatttattttattttgtgtgaatttaggaaatttgtaatgattagatgaaatgagaagaaaagttttgtgaaagtaaACGAAGCCTTTTGGGTTAACCAGGAGCTTATAGTTTGGGTTGCCATCTGAATATAGTGTGCTTTTCAACTTGTAAGTTAGAATATATAGTATGCTATTTCCTACCATGCTTGCTGTTAAGGTGGAACAACcctctaatttttgttttatctttccGGGTTCCTATATCATGCCATATTCTCTTTTAAATCTTTATTTCGATTTTTCACCTCTTTATGTTATTCTAACTTTTCTGTTTGCCCACTAATAGTTACTATATCCTCCAAATAATCCAAGACGACAAAGGGTCTGATTGCTATGTGTTTCGTAAATGGGGTCGAGTGGGAAACGAAAAAATTGGAGGAATCAAATTGGACGAAATGTCAAAATCAGATGCAATTAATGAATTCAAGCGTTTGTTCCTTGAGAAGACTGGGAATCCGTGGGAGGCAtgggaacaaaaacaaaattttcagaagCAACCTGGCAGATTTTTTCCATTGGATATAGTAAaaaccttatttatttatttatgttttgccAATACTTGCGTTGACAGTAGCTGTTTCTTAAGGTCATTTAATTGTTTTGTAGGACTATGGGGTTACAAAACAGGTGTCTAAGAATAGAAAGAATGATGCAGCCAGCAATCTTGCCCCCGAATTAATAGAATTGATGAAGATGCTCTTTAATGTGGAAACATACAGGTTATGTAAAGatcattatttcatttattattattttttcttttaagatttatatGCTTGAAAAGCTAAATCTTAATCTGTGCAGGGCTGCCATGATGGAATTTGAGATTAATATGGCTGAAATGCCACTGGGAAAACTGAGCAAAAGAAATGTCCAAAAGGGTAGTTACCATAAAAAAACTCGCATTGTGCTCTTGATATGTAgctatgcttttttttttttttcgataagtaaacaaattatattactCCCAAGAATAGGCCTAGCCCAGTATATACATAGACAAGCCTAACTAGGAGGTCGCAAGAGATATAAGGAAATCATGAATGGCCATGCCGTTGAAATCAACAGCATTGGACCATGTACATAACGTGCTATAAAAGAAAGCTATAAATTCCTCTATCGATCTCTTCTTGTCTTCAAACGTTCACGCATTACGTTCTTGctaaatacaccacatgatgcacattggaatcatcttccaaaccacTGAGATTTGGTGTAGCCCTCCAATGATTGGCCAGTTGGCCAAAGCTGCTACCACAGTCTGGcataacccaacccaacccaactcTACTCTTACCTTACCCAACATTCCATCCCATAAAACCTGCAATGTAACAAGAGGTGATCTACCGACTCGCCCCTCccctacacatacaacaccaatttgCTATGATAATTCTTTACTTCCTCAAGTTATTTGTTGCGAGGATCTTGCCCAAAGATGCCATCCACAcaaaaaaaagctactttgggGGGCACCTTGTGTTTCCATACCCTTTTCCATGGGAACCTCATATTGGGGTCTTGGGTGAGAGCCTTATAGAATGAGCGAGCTGAAAAGGCACCTTTCCCGGCAGGTACCACCATAAACCATCTTCTTGAAATTGACTTGGCTTCACTGAATAAAGGAGGCTATAAAAGTCAACAAAATCATTCACCTCCCAATCTTCTGCTGCCCTACTGAAACTGATGTTCCAATGAAGTTGCTCACTTGATATTCCCATGACCTCCGCTATTAAAGCCTCTTTAACACTGGCAATGTGGAATAATGAGGGAAATTCATTTTTTAGGAGAGTATCTCCGCACCAAATATCTTTTCAGAATTTAATCTTGGATCCATTGCCCAACTGAAAACGAGTGTGACAAAAAAAGACCGcccatcctcttctaatatgtttctACATCCCCATTCCATTTGCTCCTCTAACTTCTTTTGTGCACCAAACCCCCCATATATTGCCATATTTGCACCCAATCGTCTGATTGAAAGTCCTCATATTTTTGATACCCAAACCACCGTTGGATATTGGGCGACAAACCGTTTCCCACTTAACCAGGTGGAATTTAAACTCCTCACCCAAACCACCTCACAAGCAATCacgttggagtttttcaatccaACCTGCCACACTTGCAGGAATaggaaataatgataaaaaatacgTAGGTAAATTAAAAAGTGTACTCTTTATCAAAGCAAGTttaccacctttcgacaagtacattTTCTTCCAACTCGCTAAtctcttctctattttctcaatcactGACGCCCATAAAGTAGGCGTTCTTGCACCAacccccaatggaagacccaaatactTCAAAGGTAGAGAGACAACCTTACAACCCAATGCATGAGCTAATTGTTGTACATTAGGCACCACACCAATTGGTACCAACTCAGACTTTTCAAAATCACTTTTAGACCAGACACTACTTCAAAGCATCGGAGTAACGCCTTCAAAGCTTGCACCTAATTTTGATCTGGAGCACAGAAAATAAgggtatcatctgcaaacaataaatgagatatgttAATGATACCCCTATCCGGGATTCCAACCgaaaatccttccacaaagCCATGATGAGTCAATGCCGTGATCATCCTGCCCAATTCCTCCATTACAACAACAAACAGTAAAGGCGACAATGGATCGCTTTGTCTTAGGCCTCGCGAACTTATGAAAGAAGCCTGTCGAGCTACCATTTATGAACACAGAGAACTTGGCCGCTGATATACACCAACGGATCCATGACTGCCACCGTTCTCCAAAGCCACATCTcccaagaagatgaagaaggaaattccaattaacatgatcgtatgccttctccatgtctaacttgcaTATGATCCCCGATGATCCTGCTTTCATTTTACTGTCCAGTCgttcattagcaataagaacCACATCAAAAATTTGTCTACCTTcaacaaaggcattttggggcTTGGTGATAATCTTCCTCACCACCTCACTAAGTCAGTTCGCTAGCACTTTGGAAATGATCTTATAAACCCCTCCCACTAAGCTGATGGGTCAATACTCCTTCATCTCGATAGCCCCTACCTTCTTTGGGATCAATTCAAGGAAAGTATTATTTaagcttttttcaaaatttttggcCACGAAGATCTCTTGAAACACCTTCATAATATCTTCATTTACAACATCCCAACAATCTTGAAAAAAATCCATAGAGAAACCATCCGGCCCCGGCGCCTTGTCCTTAGCCATTTTCTGCACTACTTCTGCCACCTCCTCTTCCTCAAAAGCCCTCCCCATCCGAGAAGCATCACTCATACCAATGGCGTCAAAATCGAGCCCATCAAGGGATGGTCACCAACACATTGGTCCAGTTAGGAGTTCCTCATAGAAGCCAACTACATGATCCTGAATAACTTGTTCTTCTCTGCAATCAACACCGTTAATCTTCATCATCTCAATGTTATTGTTTCTCCTGTGAGAATTTGTAACTTGATGAAAGAACTTGGTACTTCGGTCTCCTCCTCTGAGCCACAAGACTCTTGATTTTTGTCACCAAGAAATCTCATCTAGCAAGATAATTCTCTCAAGCTCCTCACCCAACAGGGTCTTCCGTTCTACTTCATCTTGATTAAGGGGCCTCGCTTCTTGGATCCTCTCAATATCCAAGATCTCCTTCAACTTACCCTTCTTGTTTTCCCGCAGGTCCTAAAACGATTGCATCTTCCATAAGTTCAAATCTCTTTTTAGCGCTTTCAATTTTCTTGCAAGGACAAAACTAGGGGTGTCCTGAAGTTGGTACGAGGACCACCATTGTCTTACTCTTTCTAGAAAGCCTTCAGATTTTAACCATATATTTtcgaatttaaaatatcttctaCCACCTCGGATACCACCGTAATCAAGTAGGATGGGCCAATGGTCCGAGCTAATACAAGGCAAACGCTTTTACCAGACGTTTGGGAAATGGCTCTCACAGTCAAGAGAGATGAGGAAACGATCCAACCGAGATCAAGAATGATTATTAGCCCACGTGGCAGAGCCACCAGCTAATGGCAAATCAACCAAATTCAAATAAGAGATACATTCAGATAACTCTACCATTGCTAATT
Coding sequences:
- the LOC121252439 gene encoding poly [ADP-ribose] polymerase 1 isoform X2, with the translated sequence MANPPKPWKAEYAKSSRSSCKTCKSAIDKEVFRLGKMVQATQFDGFMPMWNHATCILNKAKQIKSIDDVEGIELLRWEDQQKIRKYVEGSGSLASTAVTTTECSIEVSQFSRATCKQCSQKIKKGEVRISTKPEGQGARGLVWNHANCFLESSPSTKVEKLSGWESLSASDQAAVSAVANKVPCNAKGGTEIKIEESKELLQQSTSKAGKKRKKDVHGDQNPKVAEAVGDTSASRAAYKENAANSIDEHPKGTDLDSKLETQSKELWALKDDLKKHVTTAELRQMLEANAQDSTGSELDLRERCADAMMFGALSSCPICAGSVRYSGGLYRCHGFLSAWSKCSYSTREPERLKGKWKVPEETNNQYLSKWFKSQKKTKPVRILPPPGYNNPSGSQAINRSSQSANSESLGDLRVAVSGLPKESMEKFKRKIEGEGGVVHTKIKKDTNCLVVSGVLDDQNAETRKARRMKLPIVREDYLVDCVKKRKKLPFDLYKVEAIGEASSMVTVKVKGRSAVHESSGLQDTGHILEDGKIIYNTTLSMSDLSTGVNSYYILQIIQDDKGSDCYVFRKWGRVGNEKIGGIKLDEMSKSDAINEFKRLFLEKTGNPWEAWEQKQNFQKQPGRFFPLDIDYGVTKQVSKNRKNDAASNLAPELIELMKMLFNVETYRAAMMEFEINMAEMPLGKLSKRNVQKGFEALTEIQNLLNNNAHDPSVKESLIIDASNRFFTMIPSIHPHIIRDEDDFKSKVKMLEALQEIEIASRLVGFDADSDDSLDEKYMKLQCDITPLPHDSEDYRLIEKYLLTTHAPTHKDWTLELEEVFSLERKGEFDKFAPYRERLKNRMLLWHGSRLTNFVGILSQGLRIAPPEAPATGYMFGKGVYFADLVSKSAQYCYTDKKNPVGLMLLSEVALGEVYELKKAKYMEKPPEGKHSTKGLGKNIPLESEYARWRDGIVVPCGKPVPSKLKASELMYNEYIVYDTAQVKMQFLLKVKFHHKR
- the LOC121252439 gene encoding poly [ADP-ribose] polymerase 1 isoform X1; the encoded protein is MEGGVRQVVAIVVQDMQERHRQRGFPPWQDGPGHSIRRLHARTCNPWLKWKKDMWNHATCILNKAKQIKSIDDVEGIELLRWEDQQKIRKYVEGSGSLASTAVTTTECSIEVSQFSRATCKQCSQKIKKGEVRISTKPEGQGARGLVWNHANCFLESSPSTKVEKLSGWESLSASDQAAVSAVANKVPCNAKGGTEIKIEESKELLQQSTSKAGKKRKKDVHGDQNPKVAEAVGDTSASRAAYKENAANSIDEHPKGTDLDSKLETQSKELWALKDDLKKHVTTAELRQMLEANAQDSTGSELDLRERCADAMMFGALSSCPICAGSVRYSGGLYRCHGFLSAWSKCSYSTREPERLKGKWKVPEETNNQYLSKWFKSQKKTKPVRILPPPGYNNPSGSQAINRSSQSANSESLGDLRVAVSGLPKESMEKFKRKIEGEGGVVHTKIKKDTNCLVVSGVLDDQNAETRKARRMKLPIVREDYLVDCVKKRKKLPFDLYKVEAIGEASSMVTVKVKGRSAVHESSGLQDTGHILEDGKIIYNTTLSMSDLSTGVNSYYILQIIQDDKGSDCYVFRKWGRVGNEKIGGIKLDEMSKSDAINEFKRLFLEKTGNPWEAWEQKQNFQKQPGRFFPLDIDYGVTKQVSKNRKNDAASNLAPELIELMKMLFNVETYRAAMMEFEINMAEMPLGKLSKRNVQKGFEALTEIQNLLNNNAHDPSVKESLIIDASNRFFTMIPSIHPHIIRDEDDFKSKVKMLEALQEIEIASRLVGFDADSDDSLDEKYMKLQCDITPLPHDSEDYRLIEKYLLTTHAPTHKDWTLELEEVFSLERKGEFDKFAPYRERLKNRMLLWHGSRLTNFVGILSQGLRIAPPEAPATGYMFGKGVYFADLVSKSAQYCYTDKKNPVGLMLLSEVALGEVYELKKAKYMEKPPEGKHSTKGLGKNIPLESEYARWRDGIVVPCGKPVPSKLKASELMYNEYIVYDTAQVKMQFLLKVKFHHKR